The sequence below is a genomic window from Kitasatospora kifunensis.
CACCGCCGGCGGCGATGTTGTTCAGCACGTCCATACCGCCGGTGATCTTGCCGAACGGGGTGTAGCTGGGCGGCAGCTGGGTGTCCTTGTAGACCAGGAAGAACTGGCTGCCGTTGGTGTTCGCACCGGCGTTGGCCATCGCCACGGTGCCCGCCGGGTAGGTGGCGCCGCTCAGGTTCTCGTCGGCGAACGAGTAACCGGGGGTGCCGCTTCCACTGCCGGTCGGGTCGCCGCACTGCAGCACGTAGATGCCCGAAGTGGTCAGGCGGTGGCACTTGGTGTGGTCGAAGTAGTTCTGACCGGCCAGGAACACAAAGGAGTTGACCGTGTGCGGGGCCTTGGAGGGGTCCAGCTGGAGGTCCACCGCGCCACAACTGGTGTTCAGCGTGACGTTGTACTTGGCGTTGGTGTCCACCGTCATGGCCGGCTCGGTCTTCCACTGCTTGCCGTTCGGCGAGCCGGCCGCCGGGGTGGTGCAGCCCTTGACGTCCACGGGGCTGGCCGCGGCCGTGGGTGAGGTGGACGGCTGGGTGGGCGCCGACTGGGCGTCGGTCTTCTTCGCGTCGGACTTGAACGCGCCGCCTGCCCAGGCGCCGCCGGCCGCGAGCACCACCACGGCCAGCGCGGCGCCCAGGACGGTGTTACGGCGCTTGGCCTTGGCCATGGCCTCGGCGCGGTTCTTCTGCTGCCGCTCGTACTTCTCGCGGGCGAGCTGCCGTCGCCGCTGTTCGCTGCTGACCACCGGCCGTGTCTCCTCTATCGCACCGAATTGTGGATGTTCGGGGGATCATCGCATCCACCGGCCGCCAAGTGTAGGGACCTTGTCGGTAAGCACGCGGTCAAGTGGCCCGAAGGACGTAGGGCGGCGGCCCGCCGCCGGGGTATCTGGTTCGCTAGCGACGCCTTACCGCCGGTAGGCTGCACCGGAAGGCTTTTCCGCTCGACCCGCCGTCCGACCTGACCGATCCCGACCGCTTGACCCTCTCGCCGATCCCCCTGCCGACCCTGCTGAGAAGGACTGCCGTGTTCATCGCCGGATTTCCCGCCGGAGCCTGGGGCACCAACTGCTACCTCGTGGCGCCGGCCGCCGGCGAGGAGTGCGTGATCGTCGACCCGGGGATGGACGCCACCGAGGGTGTGGAGGCGATGATCCGCGAGCACCGGCTGAAGCCGGTCGCGGTGGTGCTCACCCACGGCCACATCGACCACGTGGCCTCGGTGATGCCGATCTGCGGCGCCAAGGGCGTGCCGGCCTGGATCCACCCGGACGACCGGTTCATGCTGACCGACCCGGAGAAGGCGATCGGCCGCTCGCTCGGCGCGCAGCTCCTGGGCGAGCTGACCATCGGCGAGCCGGACGACGTGCGGGAGCTGACCGACGGCTCGGTGCTGGAGCTGGCCGGCCTCGAGCTCACCGTCGACCACGCGCCCGGCCATACCAAGGGGTCGGTGACGTTCCGGACGCCCGCGACCGAGGAGATCCCCCCGGTCCTCTTCTCGGGCGACCTGCTGTTCGCCGGCTCCATCGGGCGCACGGACCTCCCCGGCGGCGACCACAGCGCGATCATGCGTTCGCTGGCCCGGATCTGCCTGCCCCTCGACGACGCCACCGTGGTCCTGTCCGGCCACGGCAACCAGACCACCATCGGCCACGAGCGAGCCACCAACCCCTACCTCAGGCAAGCGGCGGGGGCGGCTCAAACAGCTCCCGCGGCCGTGCGACGAGGAATGTGACGGAAGACCAGTTGAGCACCTTCACCGCCCCCAAGGGCACCTACGACCTGCTGCCGCCCAGCTCCGCGACCTTCCTGGCGGTTCGTCAGGCGTTGGCCGCACCGCTGCGCCGGGCCGGCTACGGCTACATCGAGACGCCGGTCTTCGAGGACCTGGGCCTCTTCTCGCGCGGCGTCGGTGAGTCCACCGACATCGTCACCAAGGAGATGTTCACCCTCACCAAGCGCGGCAAGGAGGACCTCGCGCTGCGTCCGGAGGGCACCGCCTCGGTGGTCCGCGCGGTGCTCGAGGGCAACCTGCACAAGCTGGGCAACCTGCCGGTCAAGGTCTGGTACTCGGGCTCCTTCTACCGCTACGAGCGCCCGCAGAAGGGCCGTTACCGGCAGTTCTCCCAGGTCGGCGCCGAGGCGCTGGGCGCCGAGGACCCGGCGCTGGACGCCGAGCTGATCATCCTGGCCGACGACGCGTTCCGCTCGCTGGGCCTGCGCGACTACTCCCTGCTGGTCAACAGCCTGGGCGACAAGCAGTGCCGCCCGGTCTACCGGGCCGCACTGCAGGAGTTCCTGGCCGGCCTGGACCTGGACGAGGACACCCGCCGGCGCGCCGAGATCAACCCGCTGCGCGTGCTGGACGACAAGCGCGAGGCCGTGCAGGCCCAGCTGGTCGGCGCCCCGATGCTGCGCGACTACCTGTGCGAGGACTGCAAGGCGTACGACGAGCAGGTCCGCCAGCTGCTCACCGCGGCCGACGTGGCCTTCGTCGAGGACCCCAAGCTGGTCCGCGGCCTGGACTACTACACCCGCACCACCTTCGAGTTCGTGCACAACGGCCTGGGCGCGCAGTCGGCGATCGGCGGCGGCGGCCGCTACGACGGTCTGTCCGAGATGCTCGGCGGCCCGGCGCTGCCCTCGGTCGGCTGGGGCCTGGGCGTGGACCGGATCTACCTCGCGCTGGAGGCGGAGGGCATCGAGCTCGACGTGCCCGCCACCACCTCGGTGTACGCGGTGGCGCTCGGCGAGGAGGCCAAGAACGTGCTCTTCGCCAAGGTGGTCGAGCTGCGCCGGGCCGGCGTTGCCACTGACCTCGCCTTCGGCGTCAGGGGCATCAAGAACGCGATGAAGTCCGCCGACCGCTCCGGGGCCCGCTTCGCCCTGGTCGCCGGTGACCGTGATCTCGCCGAAGGGGTCGTCCAGCTCAAGGACATGACCACCGGCGAGCAGAACCCGGTCGCACTCGAAGCACTCGTCACCACCCTGAAGGAGAAGCAGCTGTGATCCGCACGCACGACGCGGGCACGCTCCGCGCGGAGCACGCCGGAGCGACCGTCACCCTGGCCGGCTGGGTCGCCCGCCGCCGCGACCACGGCGGGGTGGCCTTCATCGACCTGCGCGATGCCTCGGGCACCGTGCAGGTCGTGGTCCGCGACCTCGAGTCGGTGCACGGCCTGCGCGCCGAGTACTGCGTCAAGGTGGTCGGTGACGTCCGGGTCCGCCCCGAGGGCAACGAGAACCCGGAGATCCCCACCGGGGCCGTCGAGGTCGTGGTCAGCGAGATCGAGGTGCTCTCCGAGGCTGCGCCGCTGCCCTTCCAGGTCGCCGAGTACGAGCCGGGCACGGTCAACGAGGAGGTCCGGCTGCGCTACCGCTACCTGGACCTGCGCCGCGAGGGCCCGGCCCGCGCGCTGCGGCTGCGCTCCAAGGTGAACAACATCATCCGCCGGGTGATGGAGGAGAACGACTTCCTCGACATCGAGACGCCGTACCTGACCCGCTCCACCCCCGAGGGCGCCCGCGACTTCCTGGTCCCGGTCCGCCTGCAGCCCGGTCACTGGTACGCCCTGCCGCAGTCGCCGCAGCTCTTCAAGCAGCTGCTGATGGTGGCCGGCATGGAGCGCTACTACCAGATCGCCCGCTGCTTCCGCGACGAGGACTTCCGCGCCGACCGGCAGCCGGAGTTCACCCAGCTGGACATCGAGGCGTCCTTCGTCGACCAGGAGGACATCCTGGCCCTCGGCGAGAAGCTGGTGGCCGCCGTCTGGCGCGAGGTGCACGGGTACGAGATCCCGAGCCCGCTGCCCCGGATGAGCTACGCGGACGCGATGAACCGCTACGGCTCCGACAAGCCGGACGTCCGCTTCGGCCAGGAACTCACCGACCTGACCGAGTACTTCAAGGGCACCGAGTTCCGGGTCTTCCAGGCGCCGTACGTCGGTGCCGTGGTGATGCCCGGCGGCGCCTCGCAGCCGCGCAAGGCGCTGGACGCCTGGCAGGACTGGGCCAAGGCGCGCGGCGCCCGCGGCCTGGCCTACGTGGTCATCGACGCCGAGACCGGCGAGCTGCGCGGCCCGGTGGCCAAGAACCTCTCGGCCGAGCACCTGGCGGGCCTGGCTGCCGCGGCCGGCGCCAAGAACGGTGACGCGATCTTCTTCGCGGCCGGCAAGCGGACCGCCTCGCAGGAGCTGCTGGGCGCCGCCCGCCTGGAGATCGGCCGTCGCTGCGACCTGATCGACGAGTCCCAGTGGGCCTTCCTCTGGGTCGTCGACTTCCCGATGTTCGAGCCGATCGAGGACGACAAGGGCGCCTTCCAGGGCTGGCACGCGGTGCACCACCCGTTCACCGCGCCCACCGCCGAGTCGCTCGCGACCTTCGACACGGACCCGGGCACCGCCCTGTCCAACGCCTACGACCTGGTGCTCAACGGCTCGGAGCTGGGCGGCGGTTCGATCCGTATCCACCAGCGGGACGTGCAGAAGCGGGCGTTCGACGCGATCGGGCTCTCCGAGGAGGAGGCGCAGTCCCAGTTCGGCTTCCTGCTGGACGCCTTCAACTACGGCCCGCCGCCGCACGGTGGGGTCGCCTTCGGCCTGGACCGGATCGTCACGCTGCTCGGCGGCTACGACACCATCCGCGACGTCATCGCCTTCCCGAAGACGTCCACCGGTGGCGACCCGCTGACCGGGGCACCGACCCCGATCACGCCGGCCCAGCGCCGCGAGGCCGGCGTCGACGCCAAGCCGAAGTCCGAGGCCAAGCCCGAGTCCGAGGCCAAGTCCGAGGCTCCGCAGGAGTCCTGACGCTTGGACCGACCCGTCTCCGGCCGGTGCGCAGCTCGCGCACCGGCCGGAGTGCGTCCACAGAGGAGTGGGCCGTGAAACTGCGCACCAGAGTCGAGGAGCCCTCGGACGCGCCCGCCGTCAGACGGGTGCACATGGCGGCCTTCCCCGGTCCCGAGGAGGCCGACCTGGTCGACGCGCTGCGCCGGGACCCGGCGTGGCTTCCGGGTCTCTCCGTGGTGGCCGTCGACGGCAACGAGCTGGTGGTCGCGCACGCGCTGCTCACCAGGCTGCGGATCGGCAAGGGCAAGGGGCTGGCGCTGGCCCCGGTGGCGGTGGCGCCCGAATGGCAGCGCCGCGGGGTGGGGGAGCTGGTGGTGCGGGCGGCGCTGGAGGCCGCCGAGCAGGCGGGGGAGCGGCTGGTCGTGGTGATCGGCGCCCCCGCCTACTACGGGAGGTTCGGGTTCATCCCGGCGGCCCGGCACGCGGTGAGCGGGCCCTACGAGGTCCCCGAGGAGGTCTTCCAGGTGCTGCCGCTGTCCGCCTACGACGGCAACCCGCGCGGGCGCTGCGACTACCCGGAGCCGTTCGAGACGGTGGCCGGCGGCAGCTGACGCCCGAGCTGCGGGAGGGGGCGAGCGGCTCTAACGTGAAAGGTCGTCACCCCCGACCTCCAGGAGGCGCCACCGTGACCGATCAGCCCACGGACCAGCCCGCCGAGCAGCCCCGCCTGGCCAAGCGGCTCTATGAGGCCGAACTGCTCAGACTGCAGAACGAGTTGGTGAAGCTGCAGGAGTGGGTGCGGGCCGAGGGGGTGCGGCTGGTGGTGGTCTTCGAAGGGCGGGACGCGGCGGGCAAGGGCGGTGCGATCAAGCGGGTGACGGAGTTCCTCAATCCGCGCGTGGCCCGGATCGCCGCACTGCCCGCCCCGACGGAGCGCCAGCGCGGGCAGTGGTACTTCCAGCGCTACGTGGAGCAGTTGCCCGCGAAGGGCGAGATCGTGCTGTTCGACCGCAGCTGGTACAACCGGGCCGGGGTGGAGCGGGTGATGGGCTTCTGCACCGACGAGGAGTACTGGCAGTTCCTGCACCAGTGCCCGACCTTCGAGCGGATGCTCATCGAGGCCGGCATCCAACTGCGCAAGTACTGGTTCTCGGTCAGCGACACCGAGCAGGAGCGCCGCTTCCAGTCCCGGCTGAACGACCCGATGCGGCGTTGGAAGCTCTCCCCGATGGACACCGAGTCGATCAGCCGTTGGGAGGAGTACTCCCGGGCCAAGGACGAGATGTTCGTCTACACCGACATGCCCGAGTCGCCGTGGAACGTGGTGGAGAGCGACGACAAGCGCCGGGCCCGGATCAACATGATCGCCCACCTGCTCTCCACGCTGCCCTACACCGACGTCACCAAGCCCCCGGTCGCCCTGCCGCCGCGTCCGGCCTCCAAGGGCTACCAGCGCCCGCCGCGCGACCTGCAGAAGTACGTGCCCGACCACGCCGCCGAACTGACCGGTGAGAAGCCCCCGGCGGGCAGGCGCAAGCGGAAGTAGGCCTGTCGGTCCCCCCACTTACCGGTCGGTCTAAGGTGGCGGGGTGGACGAACCGGACCTCTTCACCTCAGCCGCCGAGGACCGCCAGGCGCAGGAGCCCGGGCGCGCGCCGCTGGCCGTGCGGATGCGCCCGCGCACCCTGGACGAGGTCGCCGGGCAGCGTCACCTGCTGGCCGACGGCTCGCCGCTGCGGCGGCTGGTGGCCGGCTCGCGGGGGCCGGCGGCGACCAGCTCGGTGATCCTCTGGGGGCCGCCCGGGACGGGCAAGACCACGCTCGCGCACGTGATCAGCCAGGCCGTCGAGGGCCGCTTCGTCGAGCTGTCGGCGATCACCGCCGGGGTCAAGGAGGTGCGCGCCGTGATCGAGGGCGCGCGCCGAGCGGTGGGCATGAGCGGCAAGGAGACGGTGCTCTTCCTGGACGAGATCCACCGCTTCTCCAAGGCCCAGCAGGATTCGCTGCTGCCCGCGGTGGAGAACCGCTGGGTCACCCTGATCGCCGCCACCACCGAGAACCCGTACTTCTCGGTGATCTCCCCGCTGCTCTCCCGCTCGCTGCTGCTCACCCTGCAGTCGCTCACCGACGAGGACATCCGCGCCCTGCTGCGCCGCGCGGCCACCGACGAGCGGGGCCTGGCCGGCAGCGTGCTGCTCGGTCAGGAGGCCGAGGACCACCTGGTGCGGATGGCCGGCGGCGATGCCCGGCGGGCGCTGACCACGCTGGAGGCGGCGGCCGGCGCCGCGCTGGAGCAGGGCGAGGCCGAGCTCACGCTGGCCACCACCGAGACCGCCGTCAACCAGGCCGCCGTGCGCTACGACAAGGACGGCGACCAGCACTACGACGTGGCCAGCGCGCTGATCAAGTCGATCCGGGGCAGCGACGTGGACGCCACGCTGCACTACCTGGCCCGGATGATCGAGGCGGGGGAGGACCCGCGGTTCATCGCCCGGCGCCTGATGATCTCCGCCAGCGAGGACATCGGCCTGGCCGACCCGACGGCGCTGCCCACCGCCGTCGCGGCCGCCCAGGCGGTGGCGCTGATCGGCTTCCCGGAGGCCCGGATCATCCTCTCCCAGGCCGCCATCGCGCTCGCGCTCGCGCCCAAGTCCAACGCCGCCTACCTGGCCATCGACGCGGCACTGGCCGACGTGCGCCAGGGCCTGGCCGGCGCCGTCCCGCCGCACCTGCGCGACGGCCACTACGGCGGCGCCGCCAAGCTGGGCCATGCCCAGGGCTACCAGTACCCGCACGACCTGCCCGGTGGCATCGCGGCCCAGCAGTACGCGCCCGACACCGTGCACGGCAAGGCGTACTACCAGCCGACCCGGCACGGCGGCGAGGCCAGGTACGCGGACATCGTGGAGTGGACCAGGGCCCGCCTGCGGGGGGACCGGATCAAGGGGGAGTGAGTAGCCGGTATACTCGGCCGAAGTGCCTTGTTCCGGGTCCGGCAGCCTCTCGGCTGACCGGCCGCACCAGCGGGACACCGGCCAGCGGCCCCCCTTGTGGGAGCTGCCAGGAGCGTCGCGCACCTTCACAGGTGTCGCGGGCAGCCCGTCACCTTCACCGGCGATGGGCCGCGCGTGTGCATGCACATCAGTGCCCGGCCTCGGAGAGCGGCTGATCACCCCCGGGTGGTTTTTCTCCGGACCGCGAGAGGCGACCTCCGTCAACACCTGGTGAAGCCGTATTCGCACACTGAAAGAGGTAATGGTTCCATGGCGAACCAGAAGCGTCCCAAGGTCAAGATCGCGCGTGCCCTTGGCGTGCCGCTGACCCCGAAGTCCGTCAAGTACTTCGAGGCCCGCCCGTACCCGCCCGGCCAGCACGGCCGTGGCCGCAAGCAGAACTCGGACTACAAGGTCCGTCTGCTCGAGAAGCAGCGTCTGCGCGCCCAGTACGACCTGAGCGAGAAGCAGATGGCCCGCGCGTTCGACCGCGCGAAGAAGGCCGAGGGCAAGACCGGTGAGGTGCTGGTCGCCGAGCTCGAGACCCGTCTCGACTCGATGGTGCTGCGTTCGGGCATCGCCCGGACCATCTACCAGGCCCGCCAGATGGTCGTGCACGGTCACATCCAGGTCAACGGCAGCAAGGTCAACAAGCCGTCGTTCCAGATGAAGCCGGGCTACGTCGTCACGGTCAAGGACAAGTCCAAGGAGAAGGTCCCGTTCCAGGTTGCCCGTGAGGGTGGCTACGCGGGCGAGGGCGCGACCCCGAAGTACCTCGAGGTCAACCTCAAGGCCCTGGCCTTCCGCCTGGACCGCCTGCCGCAGCGTCGTGAGGTCCCCGTGATCTGCGACGAGCAGCTGGTCGTCGAGTACTACTCGCGCTGACCCGCGAGCCCGGTACCCCGGTACCGGGGCGAGGAGCCCCCACGACCTTCGGGTCGCGGGGGCTCCTCGCGTTTTCGCCGGCGCCCGGCCAGGCCACCGGATATCGGCACGACCCGCGCGGCCAGCGGGTTTACCGGTCCGACCACGGTCCGCGGCGCGATAGGGTTCCACTCTGAGGAGTGAAGGGAGCACGCGGGTGTCCGTGGGAGAGCTGGCCGGCCTGCTGGTTGCGGTGGGCTGGGTCGTGCTGGTCACCTTGCTCGCCGTCGTCCTGGTACGCCTGTCCAAGGTGCTGCGCGAGGCGACCGTGCTGGTCTCGGCCGTCACCGAGCAGGCCGTCCCGCTGCTGTCCGACGCCAGCGCCGCCGTGCGCAGCGCGCAGGAGCAGCTGGAGCGGGTCGACGACATCACCGCCAACGTGCAGGACGCCGCCGCCAACGCCAACGCGCTCTCCTCCACCGTGGCCGCCACCCTGGGCGGCCCGCTGGTCAAGATGGCGGCGTTCAGCTACGGCGTGCGCAAGGCCGTCGGCCGTCAGCAGGCCGGAGTGACCCTGCCTCAGCAGAGCAGCGAGCGCGAGGCGCTGGCCCAGCTGATCCGTGCCGAGGTGCGGGCCGCCACCGCCCCCAAGGGCGGGCTGCTGTCCCGCGTCCGGCGAGCCGTGAAGGGCTGATGCACCGTGGTACGACGCATCTTCTGGATGACGGTCGGCGCCGGCGCCGCCGTCTGGGCCATGAACAAGGCCAACGAGGCCACCCGCCGGCTCACCCCTGACAGCCTGTCGGGCGCTGCCGCCCGCGGCGCGCTGCAGCTGGGCGACGCCGCCCGGCGGTTCGCCCAGGACGTGCGCGAGGGCATGGTCGAGCGCGAGGACCAGCTCCGCGCCGACCTCGGGCTGGACGGCACCGCCGTGGTGGAGCCGCCGATCCGCCCCCGCCGCCCGATCGCGCCTGGGCACAGCGCGCCCCGAGCTATCCCGGCGGCACCAGGCCCAGGCCAGGTCGCCGCCCTGCCTCCGTCGCGCGTCATCACCACTCACGTCATCGCGTCAACGCCCCGTCAGCTCGAACAGCGCCGGGACAAGCACCCTTAACCGGAAGGACCACTCATGGAGTCGGCAGAGATCCGCCGCCGCTGGCTGCGCTTCTTCGAGGAGCGCGGCCACACCGTCGTTCCGTCGGCGTCCCTGGTCGCCGACGACCCCACCCTGCTGCTGGTCAACGCCGGCATGGTGCCGTTCAAGCCGTACTTCCTGGGCGAGGTCAAGCCCCAGTTCACCCGTGCCACCAGTGTCCAGAAGTGCGTGCGCACGCTGGACATCGAGGAGGTCGGCAAGACCACCCGGCACGGCTCGTTCTTCCAGATGTGCGGCAACTTCTCCTTCGGCGACTACTTCAAGGAAGGAGCCATCAAGTTCGCCTGGGAGCTGCTCACCTCTCCCGTCGCGGAC
It includes:
- the rpsD gene encoding 30S ribosomal protein S4, with the translated sequence MANQKRPKVKIARALGVPLTPKSVKYFEARPYPPGQHGRGRKQNSDYKVRLLEKQRLRAQYDLSEKQMARAFDRAKKAEGKTGEVLVAELETRLDSMVLRSGIARTIYQARQMVVHGHIQVNGSKVNKPSFQMKPGYVVTVKDKSKEKVPFQVAREGGYAGEGATPKYLEVNLKALAFRLDRLPQRREVPVICDEQLVVEYYSR
- a CDS encoding GNAT family N-acetyltransferase, with the protein product MKLRTRVEEPSDAPAVRRVHMAAFPGPEEADLVDALRRDPAWLPGLSVVAVDGNELVVAHALLTRLRIGKGKGLALAPVAVAPEWQRRGVGELVVRAALEAAEQAGERLVVVIGAPAYYGRFGFIPAARHAVSGPYEVPEEVFQVLPLSAYDGNPRGRCDYPEPFETVAGGS
- a CDS encoding DUF948 domain-containing protein — translated: MSVGELAGLLVAVGWVVLVTLLAVVLVRLSKVLREATVLVSAVTEQAVPLLSDASAAVRSAQEQLERVDDITANVQDAAANANALSSTVAATLGGPLVKMAAFSYGVRKAVGRQQAGVTLPQQSSEREALAQLIRAEVRAATAPKGGLLSRVRRAVKG
- a CDS encoding peptidylprolyl isomerase: MVSSEQRRRQLAREKYERQQKNRAEAMAKAKRRNTVLGAALAVVVLAAGGAWAGGAFKSDAKKTDAQSAPTQPSTSPTAAASPVDVKGCTTPAAGSPNGKQWKTEPAMTVDTNAKYNVTLNTSCGAVDLQLDPSKAPHTVNSFVFLAGQNYFDHTKCHRLTTSGIYVLQCGDPTGSGSGTPGYSFADENLSGATYPAGTVAMANAGANTNGSQFFLVYKDTQLPPSYTPFGKITGGMDVLNNIAAGGVQGGTGDGAPNANVVLNSVTATKA
- the aspS gene encoding aspartate--tRNA ligase → MIRTHDAGTLRAEHAGATVTLAGWVARRRDHGGVAFIDLRDASGTVQVVVRDLESVHGLRAEYCVKVVGDVRVRPEGNENPEIPTGAVEVVVSEIEVLSEAAPLPFQVAEYEPGTVNEEVRLRYRYLDLRREGPARALRLRSKVNNIIRRVMEENDFLDIETPYLTRSTPEGARDFLVPVRLQPGHWYALPQSPQLFKQLLMVAGMERYYQIARCFRDEDFRADRQPEFTQLDIEASFVDQEDILALGEKLVAAVWREVHGYEIPSPLPRMSYADAMNRYGSDKPDVRFGQELTDLTEYFKGTEFRVFQAPYVGAVVMPGGASQPRKALDAWQDWAKARGARGLAYVVIDAETGELRGPVAKNLSAEHLAGLAAAAGAKNGDAIFFAAGKRTASQELLGAARLEIGRRCDLIDESQWAFLWVVDFPMFEPIEDDKGAFQGWHAVHHPFTAPTAESLATFDTDPGTALSNAYDLVLNGSELGGGSIRIHQRDVQKRAFDAIGLSEEEAQSQFGFLLDAFNYGPPPHGGVAFGLDRIVTLLGGYDTIRDVIAFPKTSTGGDPLTGAPTPITPAQRREAGVDAKPKSEAKPESEAKSEAPQES
- a CDS encoding replication-associated recombination protein A; amino-acid sequence: MDEPDLFTSAAEDRQAQEPGRAPLAVRMRPRTLDEVAGQRHLLADGSPLRRLVAGSRGPAATSSVILWGPPGTGKTTLAHVISQAVEGRFVELSAITAGVKEVRAVIEGARRAVGMSGKETVLFLDEIHRFSKAQQDSLLPAVENRWVTLIAATTENPYFSVISPLLSRSLLLTLQSLTDEDIRALLRRAATDERGLAGSVLLGQEAEDHLVRMAGGDARRALTTLEAAAGAALEQGEAELTLATTETAVNQAAVRYDKDGDQHYDVASALIKSIRGSDVDATLHYLARMIEAGEDPRFIARRLMISASEDIGLADPTALPTAVAAAQAVALIGFPEARIILSQAAIALALAPKSNAAYLAIDAALADVRQGLAGAVPPHLRDGHYGGAAKLGHAQGYQYPHDLPGGIAAQQYAPDTVHGKAYYQPTRHGGEARYADIVEWTRARLRGDRIKGE
- a CDS encoding DUF6167 family protein, with product MVRRIFWMTVGAGAAVWAMNKANEATRRLTPDSLSGAAARGALQLGDAARRFAQDVREGMVEREDQLRADLGLDGTAVVEPPIRPRRPIAPGHSAPRAIPAAPGPGQVAALPPSRVITTHVIASTPRQLEQRRDKHP
- the ppk2 gene encoding polyphosphate kinase 2, which translates into the protein MTDQPTDQPAEQPRLAKRLYEAELLRLQNELVKLQEWVRAEGVRLVVVFEGRDAAGKGGAIKRVTEFLNPRVARIAALPAPTERQRGQWYFQRYVEQLPAKGEIVLFDRSWYNRAGVERVMGFCTDEEYWQFLHQCPTFERMLIEAGIQLRKYWFSVSDTEQERRFQSRLNDPMRRWKLSPMDTESISRWEEYSRAKDEMFVYTDMPESPWNVVESDDKRRARINMIAHLLSTLPYTDVTKPPVALPPRPASKGYQRPPRDLQKYVPDHAAELTGEKPPAGRRKRK
- a CDS encoding MBL fold metallo-hydrolase, producing the protein MFIAGFPAGAWGTNCYLVAPAAGEECVIVDPGMDATEGVEAMIREHRLKPVAVVLTHGHIDHVASVMPICGAKGVPAWIHPDDRFMLTDPEKAIGRSLGAQLLGELTIGEPDDVRELTDGSVLELAGLELTVDHAPGHTKGSVTFRTPATEEIPPVLFSGDLLFAGSIGRTDLPGGDHSAIMRSLARICLPLDDATVVLSGHGNQTTIGHERATNPYLRQAAGAAQTAPAAVRRGM
- the hisS gene encoding histidine--tRNA ligase, coding for MSTFTAPKGTYDLLPPSSATFLAVRQALAAPLRRAGYGYIETPVFEDLGLFSRGVGESTDIVTKEMFTLTKRGKEDLALRPEGTASVVRAVLEGNLHKLGNLPVKVWYSGSFYRYERPQKGRYRQFSQVGAEALGAEDPALDAELIILADDAFRSLGLRDYSLLVNSLGDKQCRPVYRAALQEFLAGLDLDEDTRRRAEINPLRVLDDKREAVQAQLVGAPMLRDYLCEDCKAYDEQVRQLLTAADVAFVEDPKLVRGLDYYTRTTFEFVHNGLGAQSAIGGGGRYDGLSEMLGGPALPSVGWGLGVDRIYLALEAEGIELDVPATTSVYAVALGEEAKNVLFAKVVELRRAGVATDLAFGVRGIKNAMKSADRSGARFALVAGDRDLAEGVVQLKDMTTGEQNPVALEALVTTLKEKQL